The DNA region ATGCTCCAGTAAAACATTAAACAATCGCTTTATAATTTTGTTACACTATAAAAAATAGTTTGTAATTAGTGACAAAAACTCAAGATAAAATTCCAAAAGAAAAAACCATAAGTGTCTTACATGACGTACCAGATTTCGTACCGATTGGAGACACTTATGGCGATTGGATATTTCGAATATTTGATAGAAGTCAGACCACTTGTAAAAATTACCTTTCACCCAATAGACGCGATTTTTACTTAATAATTTACCTCAATCAAGGAGAAGGAATATTTTCCAATGGATTGAAAATGTATCATATAAATAAACCCACGCTCCTATTTATCCAACCTTCTGATATAATTTCTTGGAAAAATCATCTTTCCAATAAGGATAGTGGTTATTTCTGTATGTTGAAAAAGGAATTTATCGATATGAATCCTTCCCTCAAATTATTATTGGAAAAATATGGCGTCTATCTTCCCAAAGGCAAAAGTGTAATTGATCTAGAAAGAATTCATTTGGAAAAATTTGATGCTATTTTTCAACGAATGATGCAAGATTTTGAAGAAAATGGTCCAGATATGCATTGGGCATTGGGTGCATCTATTCAACTATTGTTAATTGAGGCAGAAAAAATTGGTAATTTTTTACAACCAGTAAAAGTTGATTCAAACTATAAATTGGTACACACCTTTTTCGAACAACTGGAAAGTGAAATACATAAAATTGATACTGGAGAAAATACTTCTAGTCTCAACGCTTCCGATTTTGCTTATAAACTCGGTGTGCATCCCAATTATTTGAATGAATTACTAAAAAAGTATACAGGAAATAATGTTAGTAGTTTGATTAAAAATAGAGTATTAGAAGAGGCAAAAGCACTTTTACTATTTACAGATAAAACACTTTGGGATATAAGTGAACTATTAGGCTTTTCAGATCAATCAAATTTTAGTTATTTTTTCAAACAAAAGACGGGCGAATCACCCAAAAAATTTAGAGAAAATTCTATTATGACAGAACATTTTAGTTTCTAAAAAATAAGACCTTCGAATTTCGAAGGTCTTATTTTTTTTACCTAGTAATAATACTAACCATTCCATTCATTATTAGAACGATCAATATCTGGTAATTGATGTTTCGGATCTAAAATTACTTGACTCAACGCGGCATCTGTATCTACATGAAAAGTCCAAGTACCACCTCTTTGCCAAATTTCCACTGGTAATTGAAAAGTTTTCACTTTACCACTTTTGTCCTTAATCTCAACAGGAACAGGTAACGGTAATTTTTCTTTATTTTCTATAGTTATATCTGCACCATAACGACCATCTTTCTTGGTCTGAACAACTTTTGTGACAGCCTGATCAACTTGCCAATTTTTATAAAACCAACCACGCCAAAACCAACTCAAATCCTCTCCTGCCCCATTTTCCATTGAACGGAAAAAATCCTCTGGTGCTGGATGTTTGAATGCCCAATCGTGGGTATAATTACTAAAAGCATAGTCAAAACGCTCCTGTCCCAATATCACCTCGCGTAATAGCACAAGTCCAAAAGCGGTTTTAAAATACGCCAATGGATGTACATCTTTATAATCGGTCGCATCTGGCGCAGTAATAATAAATGCGCCATTTTTACGATCTGCAATTACTGGAATAATTTCATCTGCAGGATTACCTCCTTTCGCAGCGTATTCACCGTCGCGCTTTGGAGCGAATCGACCATTTTTGTACTCATCTTGCGCATAGATATCTACGAAAGTATTAAAGCCTTCATCCATCCAAGCATTTTTACGTTCATTTGAACCAACAATCATAGGATACCAAGAATGT from Rhizosphaericola mali includes:
- a CDS encoding AraC family transcriptional regulator; this translates as MTKTQDKIPKEKTISVLHDVPDFVPIGDTYGDWIFRIFDRSQTTCKNYLSPNRRDFYLIIYLNQGEGIFSNGLKMYHINKPTLLFIQPSDIISWKNHLSNKDSGYFCMLKKEFIDMNPSLKLLLEKYGVYLPKGKSVIDLERIHLEKFDAIFQRMMQDFEENGPDMHWALGASIQLLLIEAEKIGNFLQPVKVDSNYKLVHTFFEQLESEIHKIDTGENTSSLNASDFAYKLGVHPNYLNELLKKYTGNNVSSLIKNRVLEEAKALLLFTDKTLWDISELLGFSDQSNFSYFFKQKTGESPKKFRENSIMTEHFSF